The following are from one region of the Muntiacus reevesi chromosome 3, mMunRee1.1, whole genome shotgun sequence genome:
- the CIMIP2C gene encoding ciliary microtubule inner protein 2C, translating to MASRSAGTLLTEFNAAYVPPGLMPGYKGHVPGVAFSFGSPYGTTTLKYFQDQRNAALGRSSTDFSKGGHFPTIFSPNPTQVLRDRALTRDRWLHTPSYTRFNLDSSRWAELSYFYQMAQQHREQYQDKTGLVHRVPYFVLPLREWDRYPIPTDLPPLSPKEKWHLLRVAPENLRTYQTFPSGKRVSPQERQRRDCYFEFRA from the exons ATGGCCTCTCGCAGCGCGGGCACCCTCCTGACAGAGTTCAATGCCGCCTACGTGCCCCCCGGCCTCATGCCCGG GTACAAAGGCCACGTTCCCGGCGTGGCCTTCTCCTTCGGCTCCCCCTACGGCACCACCACCCTCAAGTACTTCCAGGACCAGCGCAACGCAGCCCTGGGGAGGAGCTCCACTGACTTCAGCAAAGGCGGCCACTTCCCGACCATCTTCTCCCCAAACCCCACCCAAGTGCTGAGGGACCGCGCCCTCACCCGGGACCGCTGGCTGCACACCCCCAGCTACACCCGCTTCAACCTGGACAGCAGCCGCTGGGCCGAGCTCTCCTACTTCTACCAG ATGGCGCAGCAGCATCGGGAGCAGTATCAAGACAAGACAGGCTTGGTGCACCGGGTCCCCTACTTCGTGCTGCCCTTGAGGGAGTGGGACCGGTACCCCATCCCCACCGACCT GCCTCCTCTGAGCCCAAAGGAGAAGTGGCATCTATTAAGAGTGGCCCCTGAGAACCTGAGGACCTACCAGACATTCCCATCGGGGAAGAGGGTCTCCCCACAGGAGCGGCAGAGGCGGGACTGCTACTTTGAATTCAGAGCGTGA